The DNA sequence gcctctgcctcccgagtgctgggattaaaggcgtgcgccaccaccgcccggctgacaagCTTATTTTCAATGCaatatttagactccttgaaatagaatgtttagtatAGCTTTTGTTATGCATTCCttacttaatattgtttattgtttgtaattttatatttgttatctgttcctattgtatatagttgtattggatTTGGattgatcttgtttagacaaaagggggagataatggggaaactctgtcaaccaatcacatctaatTAAGGAATGGCAACCTGGaccccaaaaagaaaaactgggaagACCCACGTGCGCGCTCTCCCTGCGTGGTGCCCGCCGGAGAGATAGGAAGACGGACCTCTCCCTCTTGTAACGTGAGTTCCCCCTTTAGCCACTAAAAAAGaattgttattcttgagctggcctggCTATTTATTGTACCGTCCTAATCTGCTACACCTACCTTCTTGTTCAGCTCGATATTCTCTAGAACCTTGATAGCCTGGTAGTAATCCCCCAAAAGGGAATGCAGGCGCAGAAGCCCCACCAGGCTGAAGTAGCCCAGCATCTTGTAGAGGGAGTGTCGTCCATACTCCCCAGCCACGCTTTCAGGGTCGCCTGTAAGGGAAAGATGTTCTGAGTGCTTCCACAGATGAAGGTAAAAAGTAACCAGCCTAGGCCCTGACTGTTACTAAGACTCCTCTCCTGATGCCAGGTTTCAAAGTGTGCGTGCGCGCTCATCTTATGATGACTAGCAGCTGCATTGAGAGTGGCAGctcatttgttgtttttgttttaatcctaACATATCTAAGAACGTGAGAAGGACCTCAATGAGAACAGTTATTCACACGCCCTTCCTTTTGAAACCCAAAGCCAGAGCTATTTACCCACAGATGGTATGGCCTTTTCTGTGGATCCAATAGGCATGGATAACACTGAAACAAATGCCAGGCAGAAGCATGGCTGCCTTTGTACCCTCAGGGAGTGTGTCCTGGAGGCCACATGGTTGTGCCTGCTCCTTGTCACAGCTGACCTAAAGACCTAGTCCCTTTCCTCAGCACTNNNNNNNNNNNNNNNNNNNNNNNNNNNNNNNNNNNNNNNNNNNNNNNNNNNNNNNNNNNNNNNNNNNNNNNNNNNNNNNNNNNNNNNNNNNNNNNNNNNNNNNNNNNNNNNNNNNNNNNNNNNNNNNNNNNNNNNNNNNNNNNNNNNNNNNNNNNNNNNNNNNNNNNNNNNNNNNNNNNNNNNNNNNNNNNNNNNNNNNNNNNNNNNNNNNNNNNNNNNNNNNNNNNNNNNNNNNNNNNNNNNNNNNNNNNNNNNNNNNNNNNNNNNNNNNNNNNNNNNNNNNNNNNNNNNNNNNNNNNNNNNNNNNNNNNNNNNNNNNNNNNNNNNNNNNNNNNNNNNNNNNNNNNNNNNNNNNNNNNNNNNNNNNNNNNNNNNNNNNNNNNNNNNNNNNNNNNNNNNNNNNNNNNNNNNNNNNNNNNNNNNNNNNNNNNNNNNNNNNNNNNNNNNNNNNNNNNNNNNNNNNNNNNNNNNNNNNNNNNNNNNNNNNNNNNNNNNNNNNNNNNNNNNNNNNNNNNNNNNNNNNNNNNNNNNNNNNNNNNNNNNNNNNNNNNNNNNNNNNNNNNNNNNNNNNNNNNNNNNNNNNNNNNNNNNNNNNNNNNNNNNNNNNNNNNNNNNNNNNNNNNNNNNNNNNNNNNNNNNNNNNNNNNNNNNNNNNNNNNNNNNNNNNNNNNNNNNNNNNNNNNNNNNNNNNNNNNNNNNNNNNNNNNNNNNNNNNNNNNNNNNNNNNNNNNNNNNNNNNNNNNNNNNNNNNNNNNNNNNNNNNNNNNNNNNNNNNNNNNNNNNNNNNNNNNNNNNNNNNNNNNNNNNNNNNNNNNNNNNNNNNNNNNNNNNNNNNNNNNNNNNNNNNNNNNNNNNNNNNNNNNNNNNNNNNNNNNNNNNNNNNNNNNNNNNNNNNNNNNNNNNNNNNNNNNNNNNNNNNNNNNNNNNNNNNNNNNNNNNNNNNNNNNNNNNNNNNNNNNNNNNNNNNNNNNNNNNNNNNNNNNNNNNNNNNNNNNNNNNNNNNNNNNNNNNNNNNNNNNNNNNNNNNNNNNNNNNNNNNNNNNNNNNNNNNNNNNNNNNNNNNNNNNNNNNNNNNNNNNNNNNNNNNNNNNNNNNNNNNNNNNNNNNNNNNNNNNcagaggcaggcaggcctctgagttcaagaccaggccagtcagagctacgcagagaatctgcctcaaaaataaaaagagacaaaagaatgAGCTTCCAAAGACTTACCTGATGAGGTGAggaacaagattttttttcttttttggtgctgggaatgaatCTAGGGCTATGCACATGCCGAGCACATagcttgcctggactgttgcataaactgaacacaaagaacccgcagagagaggactactgaacttgcctaaaggtcagagggtccttcagggttcctgaatcatcaaagagtctgcgagacattgtgcaggatacaaaagaaagtgactgaactgtctttgaattttcctgcttcatggaaatgtctgctggatactatgggcctataggctaaagatggatgccccaacggtacaaaaactttgggtaactgtacaggtagcgagatgtctctgtcatttctagagttttggaagtttctttttgatggagttgaagaacggatagatagttatagtaaaatagatctaaatattgtaactaattcttgcttaataactgtttgttatatgtaattttactatgttaaaatgaaagcctttcttttttgtttaaacaaaaaaggggaaatggagtaggagggccttctgtctatgttactttcattggtcaaataaagaaactgccttggccttttgacagtacagcagcttagataggcggagtagactgaacagaatgctgggagaaagagagcagagtcaggcagatgccatgacttTCTGGCCCGTGAAGGACGTGGGCTAGAATCTTGTTGGTAAGACACAgtcatgtgatgatacacagatttattagaaatgggttaattaagatgtgagagttagccaagaagaggctagagataatgggccaggcagtgttttaaatgaatacagttgctgtgtaattatttcgggtaaagctagctgggtggcgggacgtGGCCTGCAGGCCTCATCACTACACATGATACTTTAGTCCACCTCATTTTTAGGCTCTGTTCTTCCAGGTTCACACCAACTACAGCGCTGATAAACATACACGCTTACATAATAATGGAAATGTTATGGttcgctttctttctttttttttttttggttttttgagacagggtttctctgtagctttggtgcctgtcccggaactagcctgtagaccaggctggcctcaaactcacagagatccacctgcctctgcctcccgagtgctgggattaaaggcgtgcgccaccaccgcccagcggttcgcattattttaaatgtaaagatcAGTTAAAATGGCTTAGTTAGTGAGAGCACCAGCTGTAATATAGGCCAGCAACTTGGATTTGATTCCAAGAATCCATGTTAtggagaagagaaccaacttctgcatgtgtgtccacatgtatatcatcatgcacacatacacacagcaatattttttttaacacataagGAGGACTTCCCAGCAGAAAGTTTGGGTGGTATTAATGCAAGCAAAGGCCCTGGAGACACAGCAGAGCAGTTGAAAACGAAGATCTCAGGGAGGCTAGCTTGGCCTTGCCTACCGCACTCACCTCCGCTCGTGTAGACCTCCAGTTGCCGGTTGATGTTGGATTTGTCTACCAGGGAATGAAGTACATTAAGGACACTGTGAACATTCCAGATTTTAGGGTTAGATCTAAGGAAGTCAATCTCCTCCTCGGACTTCTTGGCAGTCTTGCAGCGGTACTGACTAAATGACTGGAACTgttgaggaagagggaaagatgaGACAGGAGGGTAAATCCCAGTGACAGTCGCGTGCTGAGAATGAAGTGACACaggcttttaataatttttaggaCAGGGAATGACTTAGCTATATAGTGCAGGTGGCCTCATGCTCTCAATGGCCCTATTTCTGCTTAAGAGCCAGGATGAAGACAAGGTGTGTGTTTTCAAGTCATAGCAAACGGCACAATAAAGCACAACACTGTCACGACAGCTCTATAGGCAAATTCATATAAACACCTAGGCACTAACGTGGTGCCCCTCCCTCTAGAGTAACTGATGCCTATGCCAACAGCAGCAAGCAGCCACTTTTGTGTTATATGAGGTTGAAAGACTACATAAAACTCCATCAAAAGGTCAGGGGTAGAGGCacagtctttaattccagcactgaggcagatgttcaaggccagcctggtccacaaaatgagttccagcccagtcagagctacatagtaaaaccctatctcaaggggaaaaaaagcgcTGAGGAAGAGCCATTCCCTGTGTCTCTTGCCTTGGTCAGGGAAACTCGCAGGCACTCCCCGATCCTCGTGATCAGTCTCTGTGGATTAGAAAGTCCCTTAGCAAAAGAACACCAGCTAAGCTAAGGAATTATGCTTATCTTAAGACGGATAAAGCTCAACCAGAGGATTCTCCTCCATTCCCAAGCCAATCAGACAGCCAACAATCTCAAATTATGCCAAGAGGCTGACAAAGCCGAGAAGCCATAGGTGCCAAGTATACAAGTGTGGCCTGAGATCTGTGTCATGAAGGGCACTGGGTTCTCCCTCTCTCACAGAGCCTGAAGGCATCTGCACCCGCCACAATTCATCAACACGCTACTCACAAAGGCTCCCTGGCCTGCGACATTCAAATACCTTAAATTAAGATACTGACTTCAAGTGCAGGCACAtacccttagtcccagcacttgggaggctgagacaggctaATCCccggtctacagactgagtttcaggacagccagggttacacatagaaaccctgtcttgtgcaGAGGGGGAGGAATATATACTAATTTCTAACCTGGTCTGTAATCCCCTCAACTTGGAGAAGAGGCAGAGTTCGAAGagagcctgggatacatgagatacCAAGtcaaagtaaattaaaacaaaggCAATGATTTGAGATAacatggcctggaacttgttacaatcctcctgcctctcccttccaagtCCTGgactcacatgtgtgtgccaccaaaccccGGAGCGTATTCTGCTTGTAAGATGACTAAAGAAAAGCTGGAAAAGGACTGTGACAAGACAAACTGTATAAGGAACACACGTTAGCTATTCTCTAACTAAGCACTGGAGGTCAGGAAGCCACTGCTGGTGGTTAAGTCACACACCCAACATCCAGGACCTCTAGGACCCAGCAGTGGTGACACAGTCGTGACCACACCTTCTACCTGGCCAATCTCTGTGCAACCTCAACAAGAGAACCCTGAGGCAAGAGACAGTTCCTCATTAATAAGCAATGTGTTCCTGATTCTGACCCAGCACNNNNNNNNNNNNNNNNNNNNNNNNNNNNNNNNNNNNNNNNNNNNNNNNNNNNNNNNNNNNNNNNNNNNNNNNNNNNNNNNNNNNNNNNNNNNNNNNNNNNNNNNNNNNNNNNNNNNNNNNNNNNNNNNNNNNNNNNNNNNNNNNNNNNNNNNNNNNNNNNNNNNNNNNNNNNNNNNNNNNNNNNNNNNNNNNNNNNNNNNNNNNNNNNNNNNNNNNNNNNNNNNNNNNNNNNNNNNNNNNNNNNNNNNNNNNNNNNNNNNNNNNNNNNNNNNNNNNNNNNNNNNNNNNNNNNNNNNNNNNNNNNNNNNNNNNNNNNNNNNNNNNNNNNNNNNNNNNNNNNNNNNNNNNNNNNNNNNNNNNNNNNNNNNNNNNNNNNNNNNNNNNNNNNNNNNNNNNNNNNNNNNNNNNNNNNNNNNNNNNNNNNNNNNNNNNNNNNNNNNNNNNNNNNNNNNNNNNNNNNNNNNNNNNNNNNNNNNNNNNNNNNNNNNNNNNNNNNNNNNNNNNNNNNNNNNNNNNNNNNNNNNNNNNNNNNNNNNNNNNNNNNNNNNNNNNNNNNNNNNNNNNNNNNNNNNNNNNNNNNNNNNNNNNNNNNNNNNNNNNNNNNNNNNNNNNNNNNNNNNNNNNNNNNNNNNNNNNNNNNNNNNNNNNNNNNNNNNNNNNNNNNNNNNNNNNNNNNNNNNNNNNNNNNNNNNNNNNNNNNNNNNNNNNNNNNNNNNNNNNNNNNNNNNNNNNNNNNNNNNNNNNNNNNNNNNNNNNNNNNNNNNNNNNNNNNNNNNNNNNNNNNNNNNNNNNNNNNNNNNNNNNNNNNNNNNNNNNNNNNNNNNNNNNNNNNNNNNNNNNNNNNNNNNNNNNNNNNNNGCTGAACAGGCACCTGGTAGATGAACTCATCGATGATGTCCCAGAGCCACTGGTTGGGAAGTTCGAGGGGAGCAGGTCCATCAGCATCTGTAGAGATCACAAGAAAATCAGACCGCAGACAGAAGTTTGCCTGTCGGAACAGGGCCAGAGCACCTTCATAACCTCTCTCACCAGAGCACTATAAACCACAagacctcccttcttccccacacTGAAATCCGGTTCAGGAGTCGGGTGCCCTAAAACCGTCCCTGGACAAAAGTGAGACTTACTGAGGATGTAGTTGAAGAGATTGCAGTAGTTATAATAGGATTCGAACCTCTGCTCTAAAGAGGGTCCCCCCTGTAAAGAGAACAGGGATATCAGGGCACAGGTCTGCTCTCTCCCTGCACGTGAGAGCAccgaggaaagaggaaaaaaggagtcCTAGTGACTGAAGGTCAGGTTATGGCCACACATCACAGCCAACACTCCCAAGAGGTTTGCAGAtctagagaagcagagaaacagaaggtgTTTCAGGGAGCCACGGCCCTAACAAAGGTAACAAGGTAACATTGGAGAGCTTGAAGGTCAGGGAGTTAAAGGAGATAACACAGCACAGGACTACCAAGGGTTTCCAGTGACAGACAGAGAATCAGGGGATGGCAAAGCCATTGGCCATGAACCACCTCCTGGTAAAGCCACGCCTACTCATTGGTATCATTTATGACTCCTAGAAAGGCACAGATGAACAGATTAAATTTaccatgtggggctggagaggtggctcagaagttaagagcactgacagctcttccagaggtcctgagttcaattcccagcaaccatatggtggctcacaaccatctgtaatgagaactggtgccctctactggcttatataggatatatgtaggcagaatactgtatacataataaataaatcttaaaaaaaaaagttaccatgTCCCCAAATTCTACGATATTTATTATCTGGTCCTTCACAAAGGTTAACTCCGGTTCAGAGTCTCTTGAGCTGGGGAACATAGTGGACAGCATATTTGTGAGGGAGTAGAAAGAACTGCCTTGGACAATTAGATTGTTCACTGTGTTCCCCAGCTCAGTGTGCTAGTGACTGGTGCTCTGACGGGCAGAGAATAGCTAGGAATCCAGGAAGGGTGGGGACAGTCACAGGGAACGCAACTGGCAAGTGAGTCAGCCAGATGCAGCAGGGTCAAGGATCTAACCTCAGATTTCCTAAACATGATGGACTATGtggatatattatatattattactgTAAGTTCCCAAGAAGGAGGACTGGGATGGTGGAGATGGACGGGCAGGCGCAAGTATTCAAGTGTCTATAACAGATACAAACTTTATGGGTCAAActattcttttgtctttcttctaaAAAGTGTGGTCCtgctgcacacttttaatctcagcactctgagggcagaggcagatagatctctgtgagctccagaccctctggtctacagactgagttccaggacagctagggctaccaGAGAAACcgtgccttgaaaaaccaaaacgttaaaagaaaccaaccaaccaatggAGGGTAGGGGACTAGAGTGATTAAGAGtaattcttgcagaggaccagggttagattcccagcatccacatggtggatcacaattGTATGTTAACTCTGGTTCCaatggatctgatgcccttttctgacctcttcaggcacacagacatacatgtaagcaaaacacacacattaaaatatatataaaaagaaacaacaacaacaaacaacaacaacaaagaggtaCCAAGCACCTTAAGACACAGAACAAATACAACTAGGGAGTGTATTAGAGATGAAACGGACACAGACAGTTCACAAAAGTTTTAACACCAACATTAATGTAAAGTACTCACGCTGACTTTGGCATAGATATGCCTGTAGTATAATTCTTTGTACAAAATTAGGAATACAGCATCTAAAAGACATAGCAAAAGGATACTTCGTTAATCTACAAAGCAACTGGTGTTTCCTGCAGCTGCAGCCTTTCAGTGGAGGGACAAGGGTGATCTAGAGGGTAAACCTCTTTTTTGTTTAGGTTCtagttattatgtatacagtattctgtctgtacaCTAGAacgagggcaccagatctcattacagatggttttgagccaccatgtggttgctgagatttgaattcaggacctccgtctcagtcagtgcttttaacctctgagccatctctcNNNNNNNNNNNNNNNNNNNNNNNNNNNNNNNNNNNNNNNNNNNNNNNNNNNNNNNNNNNNNNNNNNNNNNNNNNNNNNNNNNNNNNNNNNNNNNNNNNNNNNNNNNNNNNNNNNNNNNNNNNNNNNNNNNNNNNNNNNNNNNNNNNNNNNNNNNNNNNNNNNNNNNNNNNNNNNNNNNNNNNNNNNNNNNNNNNNNNNNNNNNNNNNNNNNNNNNNNNNNNNNNNNNNNNNNNNNNNNNNNNNNNNNNNNNNNNNNNNNNNNNNNNNNNNNNNNNNNNNNNNNNNNNNNNNNNNNNNNNNNNNNNNNNNNNNNNNNNNNNNNNNNNNNNNNNNNNNNNNNNNNNNNNNNNNNNNNNNNNNNNNNNNNNNNNNNNNNNNNNNNNNNNNNNNNNNNNNNNNNNNNNNNNNNNNNNNNNNNNNNNNNNNNNNNNNNNNNNNNNNNNNNNNNNNNNNNNNNNNNNNNNNNNNNNNNNNNNNNNNNNNNNNNNNNNNNNNNNNNNNNNNNNNNNNNNNNNNNNNNNNNNNNNNNNNNNNNNNNNNNNNNNNNNNNNNNNNNNNNNNNNNNNNNNNNNNNNNNNNNNNNNNNNNNNNNNNNNNNNNNNNNNNNNNNNNNNNNNNNNNNNNNTGAAGGGGGTCACtagccacaggttaagaacctCTATTCTAAACTCTTAAGCTGCTTATGCCCCAAGAACCTATGCACCCAGCCagggtggtggagcatgcctttagtcccagcacttgagaggctgcagcagggagatctctgtgagtttgaggtcagcctgttccacacagtgaattctaggcaAGTCTGAATCAcacacaatgagatcctgtctcaacaaaggaCTGTATACTGGTCGGGTGTGCCCAGAGAAAATGATGTCCCATGCTGCTTTAGAGCTCCTAGCCCTCTCTCGCCCTCTcgccctctccccccccctctctctctctgaggcagggtctcaccatgctATCACTggccttaaagaaaaagaaaagtgaaaggtGAGGGGATAATTAGCCAAAGCCAAAGGAACTCAAAGACCACATACCCcaaagatagaagagaaaagttcatatCTGGAAAAGCTCAAATTATCCAGCTTTCTCTAACCATGTAGTTTTACTAAAAACCTACACCTTAAGTTCCAGGGAAATAAAATGCTAAGTGAAACACATACAGGCCAaccatggtggcgcacacctttaattccagcacttgagaggcagaggcaggtggatctctgattttgaggccagcctggtctacagagtgaggttcaagacagccagggctacacaaagaaatcctagctggtaaaagcaaaaaaggaagaagaaagaaacacaagctCCCTGGCCTTTCTGCTTTTATGATATCTGCTATCCAGCCCACGAGACACAGCGTTCACATCTACCACCTACCGTTACCAACTTGGGGAGCGATGGCTTCTGCCTCAGGCCATGGTGTATTCTTGAAGAATCTTTCAGTTAGCTTGGTCCAGCTGAAAGCCAAGCGAAAACAATTCACAACTCCAAAACAAGAAAGACTCAGGACCCAACCCTCAAATTCAGAACATAGGAGGTATCACAAAAACAAGCCTGAGCCCTCCAAGTCTATGACTCTTCTCAATCCAGCTCTTCTCTTTGGACCCTAGCAATGTGGAAACAGAGTTCAAGTCCTGTTCACTGATCCAACAGGTGTCTGGTCATTTGTACATACCCCATCCTCCCAGAACTTCCTTAAAATATTTCCCGTCTCATCCCTAGCTGATCTGCCTATTATCCAGCAAACATTATTATCCACTACTCTGGAGCTTGGTCTGTGCTGATATGCATTGGGAGGTTGTACAATTCAGAAATTGGGAGGTTGTACAATTCAGAAATTGGGAGGTTGTACAATTCAGAAATTAAGCTCTGGTGTTAGAGTGTGAAGGTTTAGAACTGAGCATATGCACGTGGGGGCTAGCTATGGTTGCTTCTATGCTTCCTTTACTGTAAAAAGAGGAAACCCGTGGAATTTACACCATGGGATTACTGTCACAGTAAATAGTAGGCAAAGTAGAAGCCACACAAAGTACTCCAGCTCTGCTACCCTGCACTGGGAATATATGTTAATTGCTACTACCATCTTTATTAGTAGTGACATTATTTTAGGTGTGAACCTTGCTTGTTTGTGGGATACAAAGTCCAGTTAATGAACaaggccagtggttctcaccctgcGGGTCTCAATccttttggcaaacctctatGTCTGAAAATATTTACATGACAATTCAGTAGCagaatcacagttatgaagtggcaacagcaataatcttatggttggggggggggtcaccacaacatgagttgtatattaaagagtcacagtatgagtaaggttgagaaccactgctcaagcCCAAGGAATCACAACACAGCGAAAACATctcccaaaaaccaaaacccataacacacacacacacacacacacaattacacattATTCATCTTGTAGGAGCTTCATCAGTAGGCCAgtcccacacagaaacacagtaaACAGCACATACCTGTTCTCATAAATGTCCTGGATCTCATACACCTTCTGGTCAATGACATCACTGGAGACACGACTGGCCTGAAGCTCATACACTTTCTGGTCAATCAAATCTGAGACAGTCTTGTGGAAATACTGGATGAAGTTTTTGATCACTTCGGGAATCACCTGGTAGGTCTGCTGCTCATACTGCCGTTCGTAGGCCAGGTCCTGCTTCGGGTCTCCTAGAGGACGGACACAATAAAAACTCTAGTGCTTGCAAGCGCATACGTAGGATGGACCAGAAGGGCAGGACCACATCACAGGGCTGGGGATAGAGTTCAATCTTAATCATAGAAGCTGGGGTGGGTTGGGGAGGGAacacacagccacagaaacacGCACCCCACCCCATACACTAAACTCAGATCCACACAAACTAGTATAATTTCCCTTTAAACATTTAGAGACACAAACTTTCCCCAAGTCATCCTCGATCCTTCAGAACAATTACCACCAAAGTTATTTcttagctgggcatggttgcacacacctttaatcccagcacttgggaggcagaggcaggtgggtctctgaggcCAGCGTGgtatacatagtaagttccaggataactagAGCTATACTTAcagtgaaaccctctctcaaaaagaaaaagaaaagaaaaaaagaaagaaaaaaaaaaaacacaaaccaaaacaacaataacaaaaggaaaCTCACTAACTTATGGAAAGCTACTCAGTCTTTTCACCTTTAAAGAGACATTAACGTAGTTTGTAAAATAACTGTAAGGGtctgaataaaacatttaatgtaaCGTACCCTAAGCAATGCAAGCCATTTGGTACTTAGTTCATCTCACAGTCACCACAGCATCTCGGTAAACGGCAAAAGCCTCCCCAGGATGGTTTACATGGACCTGGTTTGAATCAAGTACATTTTTCACACCAAGCTTTTCTTCCTCGGGGCTGGAGTAGGGGTCAAGTGGTAGTGTGTGCTCGGGCTGCACcggaccctgagttcaatctccagtccAAATCAGCACACCCACAAAGGCACCGGACcccaagttcaatctccagtCCAAATAAATCAGCACACCCACAAAGGTTTTCCACCTTCCCCTGATGGTTTAAACAAGGAAGGTTGTGGGTGTGGCTCAAAGCTGGCCTAGAAGCATGGGGCTCCATCTCCAGCATGACACATAAAATTACCCACAAGGAATAGCCAGGCCAGCTATCCTTCTGACACCGGAGGAAGAGCACAGAAAAGGCCTGATTTATTAGACTCTTGGCGCTAACCTACCACTCAAGCCTAATGGCCGACTCCAGACCTGGGCCACCAAGGTGTTTTTACCAGGGACCTGTAGGATTCAAAGCTGAGACAGTCAAAAAGGTGCCAATCCCTGGAGACAGTGAGCCAGCAGGGCGAATTCAGGTCTCACCTGTGTGCATATCATAGTCTCCCGGGTACGCATAGGGATCATATGCAGCCTGCgagaaaaaagacaaagtcagGAATGCACGCCCAGTGGGGATTCCAAAACGCTCGTCCTCAGGCATACACGTCAAGCAGGAGGCTGATGTCACCACGCATATAGGACAGTCCCCACCTCGGAGGGGTTCATATGTGTGCGAGAAATGGGAGCAGGGGCAAGGACGACCCATGGTGCGGAATAAGGAAAGCACGGTACGAGCGCGTCAGAGCCAAGAGCTCAGCTCCAAACACCCATCAGCCTGCCTCGGGCTGCAACGACACGCGGGGACAGGAGTCGGGCAGAGGCGGGATCGGTGAGGAGTCCCGGAGCAGGGAGGGCCGGGATGGTCGCGGCCGGCATATTCCGGCCCGATCTGGACGCCGCCTCATCTTGGGGACAGATCCCACCGAGTGGGTGCCCGAAGCGGAGCCCGCCACGCGCACAGCTCCTCATTACCTCAGACTCGTAGTCATCAGCCGGGTAAGACATGGCTACCGCACTCCAGAACCCCGAGGGAGAGAGCGGAAGAAGTATTCTGCGCCTGTCTGGCTGGATAGGAAGTCCCGCCCAGCCCAAGTCTTACCGGAAGCCCTTCCGGGCCGGCTGGGAACCTGGTGTACGTTTGATTGGAAAGACCGAGCTCGCAAGCTGTCAgtgttccttcttcctccaatGGAGGCTTTTTAAAGGAtgtgcttctggagtgctggtgTAAGCGCAGAAATAGGGGCCGGCGGGAGTTCTGTATAAAGGGGAAGCCTAGAGGACCTGTTGGCTCACGTCTGCGATCTCATAGATGGCGAGGGCAGAAGGTTCGCAGCGAGATCGAGGAATACCCGAGTTTAGTTACTTCAAGGACAGTGCGGTTATAGAACAAgatcctaaaaaacaaaacaagaaccaaaggggaaaaaagagggaagaaggggaatcAGAAGAGAATTGTCACACAACAGATGGCTGACTGCCGGTTTCTAGAGGGGCGTTAAGATGTAGTGGGCCTGACCTGAGGTTTAGGTGTAAGTGGTTTGCCTGCAGCGAGAaatgtcctaattttttttttNNNNNNNNNNNNNNNNNNNNNNNNNNNNNNNNNNNNNNNNNNNNNNNNNNNNNNNNNNNNNNNNNNNNNNNNNNNNNNNNNNNNNNNNNNNNNNNNNNNNNNNNNNNNNNNNNNNNNNNNNNNNNNNNNNNNNNNNNNNNNNNNNNNNNNNNNNNNNNNNN is a window from the Microtus ochrogaster isolate Prairie Vole_2 chromosome 15, MicOch1.0, whole genome shotgun sequence genome containing:
- the Eif3l gene encoding eukaryotic translation initiation factor 3 subunit L isoform X1, with amino-acid sequence MSYPADDYESEAAYDPYAYPGDYDMHTGDPKQDLAYERQYEQQTYQVIPEVIKNFIQYFHKTVSDLIDQKVYELQASRVSSDVIDQKVYEIQDIYENSWTKLTERFFKNTPWPEAEAIAPQVGNDAVFLILYKELYYRHIYAKVSGGPSLEQRFESYYNYCNLFNYILNADGPAPLELPNQWLWDIIDEFIYQFQSFSQYRCKTAKKSEEEIDFLRSNPKIWNVHSVLNVLHSLVDKSNINRQLEVYTSGGDPESVAGEYGRHSLYKMLGYFSLVGLLRLHSLLGDYYQAIKVLENIELNKKSMYSRVPECQVTTYYYVGFAYLMMRRYQDAIRVFANILLYIQRTKSMFQRTTYKYEMINKQNEQMHALLAIALTMYPMRIDESIHLQLREKYGDKMLRMQKGDPQVYEELFSYACPKFLSPVVPNYDNVHPNYHKEPFLQQLKVFSDEVQQQAQLSTIRSFLKLYTTMPVAKLAGFLDLTEQEFRIQLLVFKHKMKNLVWTSGISALDGEFQSASEVDFYIDKDMIHIADTKVARRYGDFFIRQIHKFEELNRTLKKMGQRP